TAATGATATTTATTAATGAAAAGTGTTATTATGGTGCCATGGACAAGTtatgagtaattttttttaggttttttctttttttaatttcgaggaaaatgaatgattcgaaaaatattttttttcaaaaaatgatatcTTATGTCACATGACATAATTAATCAACGAAAAATGTTTCTACATTGATAGAAATTTACATTTAAATATGTTTACGGATGATGAAAAACAAACAGAACTAAGAATGATTCCAAGTTTCCAATACATGGTTTAATTTTTGTTAACAATGATTTTAATGCACTCATAGTGGGCCTTAAGGAAAGTATTGGCCATAAGATCGTGAGACTTGTTAAACTAGAGTCTTTGTTAACAAGTAATAGAGGCgcactagtttttttttttttttgtcatactctaattttctatctctctcttgagtttggtttaattttcacAAGGGATTTTCAACCTCCAAAGCTCTTGAGGAAATGCTAGAGCATTTGGTAAGTTTTTTAAAATAGCTTTTGGTTAAATGCTGGCCTTAGGAATATTGAAAGCCTAATGCTACTCCTATCCAGTGTTCAAAAACAGCATTTGTGAAACAATGTAACTAGGAttaagatatttttttcttttcaaaactacTCTcataaattcttttgtttttcaattttgcccctTCTTATAACTGTTTATCTTCTTTGCATGAGGATAGTTGGTGAGAATAGATCTCGCCCGCGAAGGGCTTGCAAAGACTAGATCTGGTTGGGTGACCTAGGTGACCTCGGGTGACTATTGCCTAGTTCTCACAACCTCATGTGACCCTCGCCCAAGGTTGCGCAACCCCAAGTGGTCGCTTGGGTTGCATGACCTTAGGCAATCCTCACTTGTGTCTCGCGCAACCCTCATAGCCTAGGGATCACCTACATGGTACAACACTTGGGTTGCGTGACCCTTGCTTGGGTCCTGCATTGCCTAAGACACGCAACCCTTGCTagaggtcgccggaggttaGGCTATCTCAACCAATGGCTGCCGGAGCGAAATTTGGCTcatcttgatttcttttttaataaaaacatataaaaaataaaaccaaaaaccattgtattttttttttttttggccaaacacTAGTTGAATCCAAAGTCTTagtttttaccaaacaaaaTTTGTATTTCCTCAAAGGATTTTGGCTTTTGATATTTGCATTGTATCCAAAGTCCACTTGTAAAGTTGAACCAaattcctcctctctctctctctcggactgCCACCCCCACATTTGGAATTAAGCACAGCCTAATGAGTTAGAGGCGAACTGACTAAGattacggaaaaaaaaaaaagaataacgCGTATGGACACACATTGAAAATTGAGCTCCAACCCATTTTAAAAAGCCCGCCTTACTCCAAATAGAAATATCTAATTTAGTAAACAAACTCCTCCACCTTCTGGCCATGGATGCACGAGGGGGATGGCAACGCCAGCTTCTGCaagtgggggagagagaggcatGGGGGCAGGAGTGCCTTGCGACCAACCGCATTGGTACTCGGAATAAGTGCTAATAGGCCCTGCGTGTTACGGGATCGTGCGCGACGAACCGCACGCGCGCTCTGGCTCGGTTCATTGCCTCTCCTCTCCCTAGACACGCTGCTGCCTCGGCCTATGCTAAATTCCTTCCCCATCACCATCGTGTGTAAAAATTACCGATGTTGTCAGTTTTTTTATTCATTCGATTTTTCCCTAGGAAGTGCATGTTTGACCACTTTTCGATGCTTTTGTCTTTTCGCTCGGATCTGTCGTATTAAATTATGCCATTCTCCCATCATTCATGCCCTTTTTTGGGTACTCGGCATGATCACTCCGCCTGATCGCCAATTCTCTTGTAGATCGGCTTCGCTTCAGATGCGATAGAGTAAGGTAATCGAGCCCATTAACCGTGGAATGCATTCGATGATTTCGAATGTGTTAAGAGGATGATTTATGCCATGTTTtcatcaacaacaaaaaagtgGTGTTAGGCAATAGCGTTGTAAAGACCGATTATTAAAAGAGCGACCCCAAATGatctgaaaaatcaaataagttATAACAATAATCGATAACAATGCTAGTAAATTTAAGCAAAGTTATGCTAGGTTTTTTCACTGTGAGTTCGGCTAAtctatcatttttctttgtgaaaGGGTCTTAGGAATGAGTTCTTTAAAAAATATCGACTAAGCTACGATTAGAAAACCAAAAAGtgaattgaaaatataaaaagtacCTTTTctagttaaaaaaagaaaaagagaagaaaattggacccaaaaaaaaagttgaaaacattgCTCTTTATATCGTCAAGCACAATGCATTCTGACTGTTTTTAGGTTGCCTTTGATCATACGAAATTTTTTGACCTAATAAAAAAAGGTTAAGAATAACATATGATTTCTTAAATCTTGTTTATTACGTCGTAAAGAACAGCATATCGCATATACACACCTGTGCGAAtgtttgatatttatataaGACTGGATTAAAGTAAGATGTAAGTGAAAAAGTTTATCTTCCTAAATCAAGGAAGACGGTTGTTGGCTGCCAACTCAGGGCCACGACCACCGCAAGTGGTCGCTGACACCTTCACTGGAGGACGGTCATCTCTGGCAGCCACCGCAAAGGTAATACAAGAGGGAGATCGAGTCGGCAGGTGGACAGCAACCACCACACGGTGTtccattttgctttgctttttccattttcttttttttttaactgattttgttttccttgttctaagttatttttttccccGATAGGAGAAACGATCCAAACTCATCACATGCGCAAGTGTGATAATTTTATACTATCTATATCCTGCTAGACACGACCTCTCCAGTGCCGAATAGGACAATCATCCTATTAAGACCATAAGGTCCGATTACCACACACATAGCCTAAGAGAAATCTTTAGGGTTTTTCTACTTAAAAGGAGGAAAGGGTCGAAATATGTGATGCATCGGAAAGATCAAGCAAGTTGGTAGACTGAGACTCGTATGAAATGAAGTCACATTGGGAAAAGAGTAGCAGGTAGTAACCGTGTTTACCGAAATCAGTAGCTTGATGGGAAAGTTTGCAGCAGCGAATATCTAGAGAACTCAACGATGCCGTGAATTAAATCTGGAAAGGCTTCGTCTTTAGCTTGCTTTTGGTTAAACCTATCTCCAAAAGGAAATATTGCTTTCTGCAGCGACGAAGTATCAGATAACCTAGGGAGCTCATCCTCCATGCAATGTCATAAAAATGCATATGAGCCATGTTTTGACAGATTTATTACGAAATGACTGACCTGATATTTGAGACATTGGAAGTGAGCGACTACTAGTAAGACGCGTACTTATTTTGGTGCACAATATCTTATGTTGCAGATACACCGAGCTTACTTTCATTTTGTTGTGACTTTAGTGAGGACAACCTACACCGACTGCAGGAGTGGCTTTTCCGAGCTGGTGAATGCCGTACTTAGGGAGAAAGCTTTAGATATATCACGTCGCATGATGCAGACATACTGCTCTGGAAAAGCAAGGTTGATACATGTGAGCCCTCATTAACTCGAATTCATTAGATCACATAAATCTCATGTGAGGTCCACTTCGCCTGACGGTACGCGTGAGCTCGGCTCTATGCGGACTGAGTGCATGTATTAAACTCTTTCTATAAAGAGGCTCGCTGAGAGAGCTGAATAGGGGAAGCCCAGTATGTGCGATCTCTAGAATCCCTGGGCGATGAAATGGACAACACACGAGTTAGTGCCTACCTAGCCACCTAATTGTTCTGAATGCGCGCAAAATCGAGAACAGCTCGTTCTCCAGATCTAGCGAGCTGCAGTAATGGCGATTCCCCCAGAAACGGAAATGCAGTACCCTCTCGCATCCTTGTCCTATGTTCAATAGGGCGCGCATATAAAGCATCGAATTCTAAGTCGAGATCGATGAGGACCACAGGGCAAATACATCCGTTTGAACTTGGGAAGATCTCCATAAAGCCTTCGTTTCGCTTTCTGAAAGTCTGTTTTTTAGGTGGTAGCATCCCCAGGCCATTTAGCAGAACGGACGCACTGAGTTCAAAGACAGGGTCAATGCATTTACCGTGCAACACGCCAATCTAACCCCTCGCACCACGTCCAAAAACCTAAATATTAATCACTCACACCAACTCCAAGAGGCCTAACTTGTGATGATGTGTTCGAATTGCACAGTCTTCTGATATCAACAACGAAACATCTATAAACTAGTGCCCTCGAAATGCTTATATCAAGCATGATAATGAATAATTCGATCCTCGAAATATCGAAAATCACAAACATTTCCCATCAGATTATTCGACAAATACCTCAAAAACACTTTACCAACAAATCTTACTaacttaaaaagaaatagttcgTGACAGAGACAAACATTAACATGATTTTGTCAATGAACGCCCCAGTTCCCTCAAGGATGCTCGATCGAACGAGTCGTTTCATTTCGAAAGTTTGAGTCTATACATCTTTTAATGTCACGACTTCTTCTCGTGACATGTGTAATGGTcgctttaaaaaatcaaaacttctctcaaTAAGTATGCTTAAATgtatatttaatgaaaatacaGGGCATGAACCGAGTCAATCATGAGTCAACACTGGCAATGATTTCATTCCTTCAGGTGGCTCGAAGTCCAGAGGGGTGCATCTGCATACCGGACACCCCCACGTAGTTTAATCTAAAATAGGTGATTTCCTGTTGGTCCGTGAGCAGTAATTTAATCGTCGGGTAGAAGAAACACTCGACGCTCTCGGTTTCCATGCTAATCTTCTTTCTCAAGGCCAAGCACGAACAGGGAGGCCCGTATTCCAGTGTCTCCATTGTCTGTCCGCTCGTGCACGTGGGGGTGATAATGATGAtggctggctggctggctgTGCATAGGAATGAAAAAACCTTGAGTGCTTAAAAAGCTCTTGTATCTATGGAAAACTCACCATTATCCATTGTTTGTATCACATACCTTGATGGAAGAATGTGCTACCTGTTTGATATTTtagaaatttgcaaaaaaattagaatttattgAGTCGCGGCCGCCTCTAATTTGACTATCGCTTTTCGATGTCATATGGATTCTGCGCGCCTTGTGTGGTAACTAATAACAATCGATATGGTGATGCGGTAGACACAAGTGTGTATAGCGGTCTCTGTCCTCGTGCTGTAGTCTTAAACAAGAATTTCAAAACCATCTTTTGGTTTATGATGTTGTTGCTAAGCCAACACTTTGTTGGTGGTTCTGTAGTCTTAAACCAAGAATTTCAAAACCGTCATTGAATTTATGATGTCGTTGCTAAGCTAAAACTCTTCGGTGGCTCCGAGACGTGCTTGAAAGTGTCCATGTTTACACTCGGTATGTCTACAACATCAACACGTCGAGCTAAAAGTTGCATAACAAGCTTTATGCAACGCCCGATATGCATTTGCATAATCTTTTATAAGCGCTGCTCAGTCAAAACTCTAGGCAACACTTTTCAAGGGTTTGCTTGTGCAGCCGTCGTCTAAAGACAAGACAACACTTTTTAAATATTGGGCAACAAATGCTTTAGTAAGAAGCACTTTTCGTCAGTGTTGCCAAAACTTTAATGAAACACACTGACAAAACGTTGCTTAAACCCTAAAACTGAGCAAAATAAACGAGGCACCTTTCTAGGAATAGCAGTCGGTTATAAACATGTTATAAGAATTCTAATCCAACCATAAACCTTTTAATCCAGtcattcaaatcaattttgaactgaaattactaacatagaGATCCACTTGGAACATGAAGATCCAATCTAAATAATTTCACTCAGATCAACatcattttactttatcttttcagttttcattttcgatgagttttcatttttctattgcaCACATATTTAGATTTTTGAGATGGAACGCTAtcgattcttatctaagatttGAAAGTAGGCACTTgttaaataactaaataaggAAATATTACAATTCTTGATACACCATCGATTATTCTTGTGATCTACACAATTCATATCcggaaaatcaaaatatttgttttttcattaacTATACTTCACAAGTGCTTCGAGTTCCTCGACTCCAATCGAAACATGTAAAAAATTTCTGTGCCTTTCTATGTTTCGGCTGACCAAGAGCAGGAAATTTAAAAACCAAGGGAGCGGTGTGGGGCCTCCACCGTCGCCCTGTTGCCGTCGTGCCAATAGACCCTTTTGATGGGACTTGGTGCTCGCTATTGGCCCCTCGATTCCCTCTTTAAGGTTCAAGTGCTCTCTGCAAGAACGCTCGCTCCGCATCATCGACACGGAAAGATCCGGCGGGTATAAAGCAAGGCGAGTCGCGTCGAACTCTTTCGGCGTCGCTTGTGGAGTGGCTTACGCTAATACGCTtatgcaaagaagaagaagaagaagatgatgatgatgatgatgatgatggtgatgaatAAAGAAACAGGAAtcgttaatcttttttttttaattctagaCTTCGGCGCCGAGGAGGAAGGGTGGTTcgtttttgttaatattttcgGACACGACAGTGCGACGACACCTCGCAGTTCTGCTCGCGCCACTTGTTTTCGTCCAGTAGTTTGAAaggagataaagaaaaaaagggagaaaaatacGAGAATGTTCAGCGGTCTGTGGGACAAAAAAGAGGATGACGTCGAGAGGAGAGACAGAGAAAACTGGAGTACCGAGCAGGTGTATTACAGGCCCCGGGCATAGGCGATCCTCTAGTGAAGTTCGTTTAGGTAATAATGAGATTTTGTTCTGTTCCAAGACCCGAGTCCTAATCAAGACTGATAAGGGTTGTCTTTTAGCTCAGAGTCTTACGAGCCACATGGGCTTTTGGGCAACCCACAAGTGGTTAGTGTCCGAAACGATTCCGCGAAATCTGGTCTCGTTACgtggaaattttcaaaattcattacATGCGATCCGAAGTGGAGGACGACGAGAGGAAGAAGCAATAACTCTCCGTGAATTTTTTATACCATTTTCGACCTTTTCCGCATtgccccaaaaataaaaaagcccGCTCCCCGATTCCACTTCCAAATTGCAATTGATCCCCACCCCCGAAACCAAAAATCCCCCGACCCCCCGACCCGTGTGGCTCCAGCCCAAAAATGACCGACCCGACCCGTGTTCcttctggagagagagagagaaggtggacccaaaacaaacaagagagagaaaaattaagaaCCGATGAAACGACACCTACTCTTGCAAGAACCGCTTCACAATCTTCACGCTCGGCCCCACCACCTGCCTCTCCCAAACGTCCCGCcgcctgccgccgccgccgccctcgtcggtCGCCATCGCCAGCCGGAACGTCTCCGTCGCGTCCAGCTTCCTCAGCTCCCACCCGCACTCTCTCAGCCGCTCGATCTTCTCGATCTGCCGCTTCGCCAGCTGGCGCGTGTTCTCCTTAATCTCCCACACCGCCTCCTCGTATGCGCCCTCCCGCGCCCGATCGTCgtccccctccctcccctcctccGGCCGCCGCGCGTCCCCCTGCCCCTGGCCCGCCCACCGCTGCGGCGGGTGCTTCTTGAAGTAGCGGTCGAACTCGGGCACGCCTATGGCCTTCCTCAGCCCGGTCCGACCCCCTGGGTCGGTCCGGCGCGGGTCGTAGTACCGGGCGAGCTCCTCGAACATGCCCATGTCGAGCATGTCGTCcacgcgcttcgagaggtactCCTCCAGGACGGGCGGCGACACGTCGACCCACAGAAAGCAACAGTTGTACCTCAGCTCGAGGCTGGCCGGGGAGGTGAGCCCGCCGAACACGTCCACCTCCGGGTCGAACCGCTCCACCAGGAGAGCGTGGATGAAGGAGTTGGAGCCGCCGGCGAGGAGGGGGAGGTTCCCGCGGGAGGCGATGCCGGAGATGGCGGATTGGCCTAGGGAGCGGAACATCGACGGGCTCATCTCGCCGTCGTCCGGGTCGAAGGAGCCGAGGAGGTGGTGGGGGACGCCGCGGCGCTCGGCCGGGGTGATCTTGTTGGTGGTGATGTCGAGGCCCCGGTAGACTTGCATTTTGTCGGAGTTGATGACCTCGGAAGGGAAGACGGCGGCGAGGTCGATGGAGAGGCCGGACTTGCCACACCCGGTGGCCCCCATGATGACGACGACCTtggcccggcggcgggcggccgccgaggaggaggaggaggccacTGGGGACCACCGGGCGGGGGCCTGGGGTGGGCGGAGCTGCCAttggggtggtggtggttgttgGGAGTGAAGAGAGGAGGGAAGGAGCAGAGGGATTTAAGATTGGGGGAGGGAGAGTGTGATGGGTTTAGGAAGAGAAGTTTCATAGAGAGAGCGTGACGATTCTTTCGTTGTACCAacaaaagaaggggaaaaaaaggctGAGCTGTACACTTCTTCCACAGCAGAAGGCAAAAGGTGAAGGCGTGACTCTGTGTGCgcgaaacagagagagagagagagagagagagagagacgtgcgGGTACAGAGGACACTGCAGGAATGAATGACAATGCCAGAAACGCTCTGAGCGAGCGAGAGTGAATTCTCGCTCCCCAGCAAACCGAAAAACAAGTCTTTTGACGTATTGATGCTAGCTCCCTCCACCTCTCGATCAATTCATGCGAGAATCAGGGCGAAACAGGGGACTCTCAGCTCTGCCATGCCGCCGCTCCGGCGAAGATCCGCGGCGCTGGGCTCGGGAGctcttgctgctgctgctgctgttccTGGGGGTGGCTCCctgctgggcgagctcgatcagCACcatggagggggagagagcgGGACAAGaatgatggagagagagagggcgtgGGGGGTCGGGGGCGTGGAGGCTGGAGTGTGTTATGGCCGCGGTGGGCTGCGTCCGAAATGTGCAATGTTCGCCTTCTTTATAATCAATCCTCTCTACTCCCTTCAATCCTCTCTACTCCTTCTCCTcgattataatttattattcccttctcttctctttttactAAGGATGCGTACGGTACGTTGGGAgtgtgctttctttttctttttaaacaaGCGGGTTTTATTTGTGAATTGAGAATAACCCAATATATCACTTAGTATATTAATTTCATAAACCGAAATTAACATATCCAGCTATTTTCAAGTTGGGGGACTCCTTGTTTCAGGGTTTGTTCGAATTAAGACGCGACCCTATTTTCACGTCAACTAACTACTCTTATGGACAAGTGTCTTAATTCTCCATACTATTTGTGTAAAAATATCCgccgttttcttttttcgtgGATTTCACAGATGGATTTTTTTAACCATGCGCATCTTTCGCAAAAGGGAAAGAGGTAATTACACGAGTTCAAACTTAAGACTTCGATCTGTTGCTCAATTAGAAATGACtttagttttattaatttcttttattttgattttcaatgTTGTGGATTAGAATGTAATTAAATTTGTGTTTACTAAATTTCTTCATTCAATTAAACAAAAAGGGTTTCATGGGAAAGTCTACTAGAGTCGATATTGGATATTTggacaattttgaaatattgaagGCTATTTATtgttgtaactttttttttttttttttttttggctagtgAAGCCAAATTACTATTGAGGGCGACTTCGATCCAGCACaatggagggggagagagcgGGACtagaaaggaaggagagagagagggagagaaagggggGAGTGTACATATGGCCGCGGTGGGCTGCATCCGCATGTTCGCTTCTTTGTAATCCTCTCTGCTTCTCTCCCCTTCTCCTCCATTATAATCTATTATTTTCTACTCTTCtcttattattgttattttttttatatagaaattttccttttaagccTCTCGAACGGGTCTtagtacaaaagaaaagagagaggaaaaacaaaagacaaatatGTACACACATATTAAAAGAAGGGTAATGCTAGGCTTTAGAATTGATCTATGAAATAGATTTACTAAGTGATGCGTATGGTATGTTGGGagtgtgttttctttcttttcttttctttttaaaagagcGGGTTCTATTCGTGAATCGAGAATAACCCGATATATCACTTAGTATATCAACTTCATAAACCGAAATTAACATATCCAGCTATTTTTAGGTCGGGGGACTCCTTTTCTACTTGTTTAAGGGTTTGTTCGAATTAAGACACGATCCTATTTTCACGTCAACTAATTGCTTTTATGGACAAGTGTCTTAATTTTCCATACTATGTGTAAAGAAAATATCCGCCGTTTTATTTTTCACGGATTTCACGGATGGATTTTTTTAACCAGGCGCATCTTtcgcaaaagggaaaaaagtaaTTACACGAGTTCAAACTTAAGACTTCGACATGTTGCTCAATTAGAAATGATCttagttttattaatttcttttattttaactttcaatGTTGTGGATTAGAATGTAATTAAATTTGTGTTTACTAAATTTCCTCATTCAATTAAACAAAAAGG
The window above is part of the Eucalyptus grandis isolate ANBG69807.140 chromosome 6, ASM1654582v1, whole genome shotgun sequence genome. Proteins encoded here:
- the LOC104453788 gene encoding adenylate isopentenyltransferase produces the protein IPLLLPSSLHSQQPPPPQWQLRPPQAPARWSPVASSSSSAAARRRAKVVVIMGATGCGKSGLSIDLAAVFPSEVINSDKMQVYRGLDITTNKITPAERRGVPHHLLGSFDPDDGEMSPSMFRSLGQSAISGIASRGNLPLLAGGSNSFIHALLVERFDPEVDVFGGLTSPASLELRYNCCFLWVDVSPPVLEEYLSKRVDDMLDMGMFEELARYYDPRRTDPGGRTGLRKAIGVPEFDRYFKKHPPQRWAGQGQGDARRPEEGREGDDDRAREGAYEEAVWEIKENTRQLAKRQIEKIERLRECGWELRKLDATETFRLAMATDEGGGGGRRRDVWERQVVGPSVKIVKRFLQE